One Nostoc sp. UHCC 0302 DNA window includes the following coding sequences:
- a CDS encoding class I fructose-bisphosphate aldolase, whose product MTSTLSAPNSIESLLGKEAEDLLTYKAKVSQDLLHLPGPDFVDRVWLNSDRNPQVLRNLQLLYSTGRLANTGYLSILPVDQGIEHSAAASFAPNPIYFDPENIVKLAIASGCNAVATTLGVLGSVSRKYAHKIPFIAKLNHNELLTVPNQFDQVLFADAEQAWNLGAAAVGATIYFGSEQSARQIHEISQAFKRAHELGLATILWCYLRNNAFKQDKDYHLAADLTGQANHLGVTIEADIIKQKLPENNNGYGAVAKAIGKSYGKTDERVYTDLTSDHPIDLTRYQVLNCYAGRAGLINSGGATGKNDFAEAVRTAVINKRAGGTGLISGRKTFQRPFEEGVKLFHAIQDVYLSSDVTIA is encoded by the coding sequence ATGACTTCTACGCTATCTGCGCCAAATTCTATCGAGTCCTTGTTAGGGAAAGAGGCAGAAGACTTGCTCACCTACAAGGCAAAAGTTTCTCAGGATTTACTACATTTGCCGGGGCCAGACTTTGTTGATCGAGTCTGGTTGAATAGCGATCGCAATCCCCAAGTATTACGCAATCTCCAGTTACTGTACTCTACTGGTCGCCTTGCGAATACTGGCTATCTGTCGATTTTACCAGTAGACCAAGGCATTGAACACTCAGCCGCTGCATCTTTTGCACCCAATCCGATTTACTTTGATCCAGAAAATATTGTCAAGTTAGCGATCGCATCTGGTTGCAACGCTGTAGCTACAACTTTGGGAGTATTGGGTAGCGTATCCCGTAAATATGCCCACAAAATCCCCTTTATTGCCAAACTCAATCACAACGAACTGCTGACTGTCCCCAATCAATTTGATCAGGTATTGTTTGCTGATGCTGAACAAGCTTGGAATTTGGGTGCAGCAGCAGTAGGCGCGACAATTTATTTTGGTTCAGAGCAATCTGCTAGACAAATTCATGAAATTAGCCAAGCTTTTAAACGCGCCCATGAACTCGGCTTAGCCACTATTCTCTGGTGTTATCTACGTAACAACGCTTTTAAACAAGATAAAGATTACCATCTTGCCGCCGACCTCACCGGACAGGCAAATCATTTGGGTGTGACGATTGAAGCCGACATCATTAAACAAAAGTTACCCGAAAATAACAATGGTTACGGAGCAGTTGCTAAAGCAATTGGTAAAAGTTACGGCAAAACAGATGAAAGAGTTTATACAGACTTGACTAGTGATCACCCAATTGATTTGACTCGTTACCAAGTGCTGAATTGCTACGCTGGACGTGCGGGGCTGATTAACTCCGGTGGGGCGACTGGTAAAAATGACTTCGCAGAAGCAGTTCGCACCGCTGTAATTAACAAACGCGCTGGTGGTACAGGCTTAATTTCTGGACGCAAAACCTTCCAACGCCCCTTTGAAGAAGGAGTAAAACTGTTTCACGCCATTCAGGATGTTTATTTGTCGTCAGATGTAACGATAGCGTAG